In bacterium, one genomic interval encodes:
- a CDS encoding GxxExxY protein — GYRLDLFVENRLILEIKSVDKLLPIHEAQIVTYMKLAKVSVGLLINFNVELLKQGIRRFVL, encoded by the coding sequence GCGGATACCGGCTGGATTTGTTTGTTGAGAACAGGTTAATTCTTGAGATAAAATCAGTAGATAAATTATTGCCAATTCATGAAGCACAAATAGTAACCTACATGAAATTGGCCAAGGTGTCAGTCGGCTTGTTAATAAACTTCAATGTCGAGCTTTTGAAGCAAGGGATCAGAAGATTCGTTTT